A single window of Liolophura sinensis isolate JHLJ2023 chromosome 6, CUHK_Ljap_v2, whole genome shotgun sequence DNA harbors:
- the LOC135467730 gene encoding sushi, von Willebrand factor type A, EGF and pentraxin domain-containing protein 1-like: MLQYLTLLLTWGLVISVPPKNPNEFENPSSGIQETKDTEGFCGDPPRVPHSTIDGTAPPYKEGTPLLYICNPGYYLDGSPYSRCLRGIWDGPIMACRPKSCSDPGYPRHGYRHSSDFTYGARVFYYCNDGYKLVGDSFRTCELDTEWTGTLPTCEAIKTPEESAIVEEKGSGEIQVEVPSPDARKTTPVGRKTVYDYESIPSKPIDRDVLIDGDLGPDPDYPISPEDPYSNYGELESESETGTKHPDNEKAAKTTPKSNLHVIKLYPEKPLDALTRNNNNDPDESSTSKPRTPSSDSLTTDLIPEFLNRHDAIPAKTETLDTLVDLDDLEPIKVDPGPDVSEPDHESGSGSGFSSGEVIDEEIELGLFTTASPPSPGAPCGAPPSIENAWHDGTGVPYQDGSYVTYTCVEGYYTEGYSHVSCRNGTWEDPRFTCIVKSCGEPPVPENGYKHGMMYTTGSHVFFNCNEGYEIVGDNYRTCQPNQTWSGSVPFCRLKACSDPGDLSNGYRQGFVSTFGSTVFYFCNEGYEMVGSSNLTCRSDQTWSAERPTCREKTCGTPSAIANGYFSGSEYTIGGRVFYYCNEGYHLVGENYMYCNADQNWSGDAPTCIAKSCGDPGDIANGYRQGAEFSVGARVHFYCNEGYELIGQHFRTCLITEEWSDAVPICQAMEETVIDNSTEETTEGPTVIASVTDDEDILTEGSSDLWQNSGLGSGFDFICDENTCKFGGVCFPSAVHFQCVCNFTCENSPAEVTCGSDGHVYGNTCEIRLASCKTQRLITSAPNNMCKDLSVEKLLPSCGMDSEEPEWSDWSLWIRSGSKDIRFRHCRSDKARADGRSHCAGHDIQTRLCAKERSDVCRSEDGTLGYQYRYKCKGVDGHDLPDSNEVFVGNNSYEDCWFSLFTVKNSKYKYFKWSFSRLMEEGNVQNWCHKRNQFIPFYPGHGYCEMALHYFCHSQSKCWYEDDKEQSKPDDRLDTCWTRFAFGGRPPTTFEEAKSTQSVICQKYSEKSSFGTMFGEGIAHFATLYDTTKRIPVFSFGKLDRMSDGGWPVVPYLLERGLVDEGRFISWLFSNPEKGLTSQYELSSKLKENLCKLGRNQALYDDYKLSGFRVGPLLPPELTGCHPASKVASFALTNSAPMHLTQYYAWTGAMAGVREYAIKNCGIIIERDHTGVYCRNPETVTSSLYLVSGAVASHDPKKTIGNDVNVPSLVWMAGCCVDTDGARVRSFAFYLMNKADFPVRKVPVSELETLLSVMTDPKEGGGSPMKIFPASAGICGNPLNDDTERLNV; encoded by the exons acaCTGAAGGATTTTGCGGCGATCCGCCAAGGGTTCCCCACTCCACTATAGACGGGACAGCGCCGCCATACAAAGAAGGCACTCCGCTACTATACATCTGCAACCCGGGCTACTATTTAGATGGCAGTCCGTATTCACGATGTCTCCGAGGAATCTGGGACGGCCCCATTATGGCTTGCCGAC CTAAATCTTGCAGCGATCCCGGCTACCCGCGCCATGGCTATAGACACAGTTCCGATTTTACGTACGGCGCCCGCGTGTTTTACTACTGTAATGATGGCTACAAATTAGTTGGGGACAGTTTCCGAACGTGCGAACTTGATACCGAGTGGACTGGTACATTGCCTACTTGCGAAG CTATAAAAACACCGGAGGAATCGGCCATTGTGGAGGAGAAGGGCTCAGGTGAGATACAAGTTGAAGTTCCCAGTCCCGATGCCAGGAAGACCACACCCGTGGGAAGAAAAACGGTTTATGATTACGAAAGTATCCCGTCCAAACCCATCGACAGGGACGTGCTGATAGACGGTGACTTAGGGCCAGATCCCGACTATCCTATCTCACCAGAAGACCCATACTCAAATTATGGCGAAttagaaagtgaaagtgaaaccgGAACTAAACATCCAGATAATGAAAAGGCGGCGAAGACCACTCCAAAGTCAAATTTACATGTCATTAAGCTTTACCCTGAGAAACCGTTAGACGCATTAActcgcaacaacaacaacgatccTGATGAAAGCTCAACCAGTAAGCCAAGAACCCCATCCTCTGATTCCTTGACTACCGACCTTATTCCAGAATTCCTCAATCGTCACGATGCCATTCCTGCGAAAACGGAGACTTTGGACACGCTGGTAGATCTCGACGACCTGGAACCCATAAAGGTGGATCCCGGACCGGATGTCAGCGAACCCGATCACGAATCTGGTTCAGGTTCCGGTTTTtcatcaggggaggtaattgaTGAAGAAATAGAATTGGGATTGTTTACAACAGCGTCACCACCTTCACCTGGAG CTCCATGTGGAGCACCGCCTTCCATAGAAAACGCCTGGCATGACGGAACGGGCGTTCCGTACCAGGACGGCTCCTACGTGACATATACGTGTGTAGAGGGCTATTACACAGAGGGCTACTCCCATGTGTCATGTCGCAATGGAACGTGGGAAGATCCAAGATTCACGTGTATTg TGAAATCTTGTGGAGAGCCTCCGGTGCCAGAGAATGGTTACAAACACGGTATGATGTATACCACGGGATCGCATGTCTTTTTCAACTGTAACGAAGGATACGAAATAGTAGGGGACAATTACCGGACCTGCCAGCCGAATCAGACCTGGAGCGGAAGTGTCCCTTTTTGCCGGC TTAAGGCCTGTTCAGATCCTGGGGATTTGTCTAACGGTTACAGACAAGGTTTCGTCAGCACGTTTGGTTCCACGGTCTTCTATTTCTGTAACGAAGGCTATGAGATGGTTGGTTCCAGTAACCTGACATGCCGGAGTGATCAGACGTGGTCAGCAGAGCGACCAACCTGCCGCG AGAAGACCTGCGGGACACCATCTGCCATTGCCAACGGCTATTTTTCCGGAAGCGAATATACCATCGGCGGGAGAGTGTTCTATTATTGTAACGAAGGCTACCATCTGGTGGgagagaattacatgtactgcaaTGCTGATCAGAACTGGTCTGGTGATGCGCCAACCTGCATAG CCAAGTCATGTGGTGATCCAGGTGACATTGCCAACGGTTACCGCCAGGGGGCGGAGTTTTCTGTTGGTGCTCGTGTCCATTTCTACTGTAATGAAGGCTACGAGCTGATTGGTCAACATTTCCGGACTTGTCTTATCACTGAGGAGTGGTCGGATGCTGTCCCCATCTGTCAGG CGATGGAGGAGACCGTAATCGACAATAGCACCGAAGAGACGACTGAAGGCCCGACGGTCATTGCTAGTGTTACAGATGACGAGGACATCCTAACAG AGGGCAGTTCCGATCTGTGGCAGAATTCAGGCCTCGGGTCTGGAT TTGATTTCATCTGTGACGAGAACACCTGTAAATTTGGCGGCGTCTGTTTCCCGAGCGCAGTCCACTTCCAGTGCGTGTGTAACTTCACTTGTGAAAATAGTCCGGCTGAAGTCACGTGCGGATCAGATGGCCATGTCTATGGCAACACGTGCGAGATTCGCCTAGCCTCGTGCAAAACTCAAAGACTGATCACATCAGCGCCCAATAACATGT GTAAAGATTTGTCAGTTGAGAAGCTGTTGCCTTCCTGTGGAATGGATAGTGAAG AGCCAGAGTGGAGTGACTGGTCTCTTTGGATTCGATCTGGGAGCAAGGACATCCGGTTCCGGCACTGCCGATCTGACAAGGCACGTGCTGACGGAAGATCTCATTGCGCAGGTCACGATATTCAAACGAGGCTGTGCGCCAAAGAGAGATCAGACGTGTGCCGATCAGAAGACGGAACTCTAGGATATCAGTACCGATACAAATGTAAAGGTGTGGATGGACATGACCTACCGGATTCTa acgAAGTGTTCGTGGGGAATAACAGTTATG AGGACTGTTGGTTTTCCTTGTTTACGGTGAAGAATTccaagtacaagtatttcaaATGGAGCTTCTCTCGGCTGATGGAAGAAGGGAATGTCCAGAACTGGTGCCACAAGCGAAATCAGTTTATTCCCTTTTACCCCGGGCATGGTTACTGTGAAATGGCTTTGCACTACTTTTGTCACAGCCAGTCAAAATGCTGGTATGAAGACGACAAGGAACAGTCAAAACCTGATGACCGATTGGACACTTGTTGGACACGATTCGCGTTCGGTGGACGACCCCCAACAACGTTCGAAGAAGCCAAGAGTACCCAAAGTGTTATATGTCAAAAGTATTCAGAGAAGAGCAGTTTCGGTACGATGTTTGGTGAAGGAATAGCCCACTTTGCTACCCTATACGACACAACTAAACGCATTCCAGTATTCTCCTTTGGCAAGCTTGACAGGATGAGTGACGGAGGGTGGCCGGTCGTGCCTTATCTGCTGGAAAGAG GTCTTGTTGACGAAGGAAGGTTCATATCTTGGCTCTTCTCCAACCCAGAGAAAGGACTGACGTCACAGTACGAGCTCTCAAGCAAGCTGAAGGAGAACCTGTGCAAGCTAGGCAGGAACCAGGCCCTCTATGATGACTACAAGCTGTCAGGGTTCCGTGTGGGTCCCCTATTGCCCCCGGAACTCACTGGGTGTCACCCGGCCTCGAAAGTGGCCTCCTTCGCTTTGACCAACAGCGCCCCGATGCATCTGACCCAGTACTATGCCTGGACAGGGGCCATGGCGGGCGTCAGGGAATACGCCATCAAGAACTGTGGGATAATCATCGAGCGTGACCACACGGGGGTGTACTGTCGGAACCCAGAGACCGTCACgtcttccttgtatctagtcaGCGGTGCCGTGGCTTCTCATGATCCCAAGAAGACCATTGGTAACGATGTGAATGTTCCCTCATTGGTGTGGATGGCGGGCTGTTGTGTGGACACGGATGGTGCAAGGGTGCGCTCCTTCGCCTTCTACCTCATGAACAAGGCGGATTTCCCTGTGCGTAAGGTTCCTGTCTCCGAGCTAGAGACACTGCTAAGCGTCATGACAGACCCCAAAGAAGGTGGTGGGTCCCCAATGAAAATTTTCCCAGCATCAGCGGGTATATGTGGGAATCCGCTAAATGACGACACTGAGCGTCTGAATGTATAG